The DNA segment tacagacggCTGTGAGTCACTGTGcaaatgctgggaatggaacccatgTTCTCAAGAGATGCTAGGTGCTTTTAAGCATCCAACTTTCTCTTTAGcctctaaaaataatttttaaaaaaattagtaaaataaaaccGGGTGGTGGcagcacctgcctttaatcccagcagttggaagACAAAGTCAGACGGATTTCTGTGaggttgaggctagcctagtctacagagcaagttttaggacagccagagctacacagagaaaccctgtctcgaaaacaaaaggggggctggagagatggctcagtggttaagggtactgcctgctcttccagaggtcctgagttcaattcccaacaaacacacggtggctcacaaccatctgtgatgggatccgatgctctcttctggtgtgtctgaagacagctgcagtgtactcatatacatgaaataaataaattaattttaaaaaagagaacaaaacaaacaaacaaaaacagtaaaactTAACCAGAACTTCTTGTGTCTGCCAAGTTTTCCTGGCATTGTCTTTGAAATTCAAGTCAGGAAGGAAGTGGGTAGCGAAAGTTTTTCCTTAATCTCCAGAACCCCCAGCAATGTTGGCTATTCTATGAATTCTTCCTTTTCACTCgggcttcttttcttcttcagctCCACCTCCTATTAATGACTATCTGATAAGCCTGAAGGGAAAGCCCAGAACTTAAAGCGGATTTGAAAGGCCACTCCGCTCTGTGAAGTGGTGCTAGCTAGCGCGCACCCTCGTGGAAGATGTTGGCATCGCAGGTGTTCTGTGCTGGCCCCGCCCCCGGGGACAAAGGCCTTCCAGGTCGCCTACCAGAGAACCCGGGTCCAGAGGAACAGATTTGACCTGAAGAGGGGGAAGTGGCGTTCGGAACCGAGTCTGAGGGTCTTggaggcagagagtgagagacggAAGCACTGAGAACTTAGAAAGGGTTGGACGGAAGAGAATCGCGAATGTGGGCATGCGCAGGAGCGTGGGATTTTTGGAGCCAGCATTAGTGCCTAGGAACTATTCTTACAGCCAGCCTGGGAGGGTTAGGACTCCAAAGCTGACGCTCTTAACTTGCAGAGTTTGCTCTGTCTCCCGACTCCAAGCCTGTTAGTGCACACACTGCACAGTGCTGTTGTCCCAAAGCGTCAGGCTTTTGACCCTATCTTCTCAGGGTGTATtggcggggagggagggagagtgtcCTAGGCCCCACCTGTGGCCAAGATTGTGGAGAGATTGTGGAGAGGTGGCACTGGAGGGAAGTGAGCATCCCCACTTTTTCGCAGATGGCATCATCGAGCCCCGACGCCCCTTGTTCCTGCGACTGCTTTGTCTCTGTGCCCCCGGCTTCAGCCATCCCAGCTGTAATCTTTGCAAAGAACTCAGACCGGCCCCGAGATGAAGTCCAGGAGGTGGTGTTTATACCAGCAGGCACTCACACCCCTGGGAGCCGACTTCaggtgggttagggttaggactTAGAAGGAGTTGGAGGGTTTTGACATTAGTCGTTTTGTAGTGGAAAGagtatggacttttttttttttttttttttttaagatttatttattatgtatacagcgttgcacctgaagagggcaccagatctcattacagatggttgtgagccaccatgtggttgctgggaattgaactcatgacctctgggtGTCATTAAGACAGtgctctgaacctctgagccatctctccagccccgagtatGGACTTCGAGTCCACCAACTTGGACCCTTGAGTCGAAGTTAGTCTCTGCTAATTCAGTTTACTCATGTGTGACCTGAAAATAGGACCTTTCTCAGGGCCATTAAAGTGTCCTGGCAACGTAAgttctgggtcttttttttttttttttttttcagcgaattcttcctctcccttctttacCTCCAGTGCACCTACATCGAGGTGGAACAGGTGTGGAAGACGCATGCTGTCATTCTGAGCCGCCCTTCTTGGCTGTGGGGGGCTGAGATGGGTGCCAATGAGCTTGGTGTCTGCATAGGCAACGAAGCGGTGTGGACCAAAGAACCCGTaggggagggggaagccctgCTGGGTATGGATCTACTCAGGTAAGGACCTGCTTGCTCTTCAGTgctccactccctcccacctaaCCCCTGAGTCTATTGGGCTTGTCTCCCTTGGCCTTGCCTTCCTGGTCTTCCTAAGGAGACTACAGTCATATCTTCACAGAACCTCC comes from the Rattus norvegicus strain BN/NHsdMcwi chromosome 10, GRCr8, whole genome shotgun sequence genome and includes:
- the Scrn2 gene encoding secernin-2 isoform X3 codes for the protein MASSSPDAPCSCDCFVSVPPASAIPAVIFAKNSDRPRDEVQEVVFIPAGTHTPGSRLQCTYIEVEQVWKTHAVILSRPSWLWGAEMGANELGVCIGNEAVWTKEPVGEGEALLGMDLLRLALERSSTAQAAVHVIAGLLDRYGQGGSCREDPEPFCYHNTFLLADRTEAWVLETAGRLWAAQRIQGRSLA